A section of the Bacillus spongiae genome encodes:
- a CDS encoding PhzF family phenazine biosynthesis protein, whose amino-acid sequence MEFSVYTLNAFTKGSKGGNPAGVVLDADKFTDNEMQKIANHIGFSETAFIHKSDVADFNIRYFTPNDEVNLCGHATIASFYLLLQNKVVNYGQYLIETKAGILEVNIEEDGRIFLSQALPYFGQEIRREKVLSSLNLELDGLNNELPIQIVSTGLKDILIPIKNKKILHQITPNFDEITSISKEYGVVGYHLFSLDSQDNSVVHCRNFAPLHNILEESATGTSNGALSCYLYKYGVIKGSQSLTFEQGFTMNCPSEIISKVKINEEREIIKIEVGGNCSGLKFHSMTL is encoded by the coding sequence ATGGAGTTTTCAGTATATACATTAAATGCATTTACAAAGGGATCAAAGGGAGGTAACCCAGCTGGAGTAGTTTTAGATGCTGATAAGTTTACAGATAATGAAATGCAAAAGATTGCTAATCATATTGGCTTTTCTGAAACAGCATTTATTCATAAATCAGACGTTGCTGATTTTAACATCCGATATTTTACTCCTAATGATGAAGTAAACTTATGTGGACATGCTACCATTGCCAGTTTCTATTTATTGTTACAAAATAAGGTTGTTAATTACGGTCAATATTTAATTGAAACGAAGGCTGGAATTCTTGAAGTAAACATTGAAGAAGATGGACGAATATTTTTATCACAAGCACTCCCTTATTTTGGTCAAGAAATTAGAAGAGAAAAAGTTTTGAGTTCTTTAAACCTTGAACTAGATGGACTAAACAATGAACTTCCCATCCAAATTGTATCAACGGGACTTAAAGATATTCTAATTCCAATTAAAAATAAAAAAATATTGCACCAAATCACTCCAAACTTCGATGAAATCACTTCTATTTCCAAGGAGTATGGGGTTGTAGGGTATCATTTATTTTCTTTAGATAGTCAAGACAATTCAGTTGTCCATTGCAGAAATTTCGCTCCTTTACACAATATCCTTGAAGAGAGTGCAACGGGAACTTCTAATGGAGCCTTAAGCTGTTATTTATACAAGTACGGTGTAATTAAAGGGTCTCAAAGTCTAACGTTTGAGCAAGGGTTTACAATGAATTGTCCATCAGAAATTATTTCTAAAGTAAAAATTAATGAAGAAAGAGAGATTATTAAAATTGAAGTAGGAGGAAATTGCTCAGGTTTAAAATTTCATTCTATGACTTTATAG
- the proS gene encoding proline--tRNA ligase has translation MSKNFVEKITNMEVDFAQWYTDVVTKAKLVDYSSVRGSMVIRPYGYSIWENIKDQLDKKIKETGHENVYMPLLIPESLLQKEKDHIEGFAPEVAWVTHGGEEELQERLCIRPTSEVLFAEHYKNIIHSYRDLPKLYNQWANVVRWEKTTRPFLRTLEFLWQEGHTCHETEEEAINETKKMLGVYSTLCEELLAIPVIKGKKTNKEKFAGAKFTYTVESLMHDGKALQAATSHFLGDGFAKSFGISFLDRDGKLQNVQQTSWGFTTRIIGAMIMVHGDNRGLVLPPKVAPTQVMIVPIAQHKEGVIDHAYSIKEKLSDMVRIDIDASEKQPGWKFNEYEMQGIPLRLEVGPRDIEKEQVVLVRRDSGEKITVLINELESKIQEILSDIQNSMYAKAAKHLKSNTSIASNLEEFKSILHEENRFIKAMWCGDVACEDLIKEESGATSRCIPFQQDELSDKCVCCNKEAKHMVYWAKAY, from the coding sequence ATGTCGAAGAATTTTGTTGAAAAAATAACGAACATGGAAGTTGATTTTGCCCAATGGTATACAGATGTTGTAACGAAAGCAAAACTTGTTGATTATTCAAGTGTCCGAGGAAGTATGGTCATACGACCATATGGGTACAGCATTTGGGAAAATATTAAAGATCAACTAGACAAAAAAATTAAAGAGACTGGACATGAAAATGTTTATATGCCGCTTTTAATCCCTGAAAGTTTACTACAAAAAGAAAAAGATCATATTGAAGGCTTTGCTCCTGAGGTTGCATGGGTAACACATGGAGGTGAGGAAGAATTACAGGAACGTTTGTGTATTCGACCTACATCAGAGGTTTTATTTGCAGAACATTATAAAAATATTATTCACTCTTATAGAGATTTACCAAAGTTATATAATCAGTGGGCCAATGTTGTAAGGTGGGAAAAAACGACTCGTCCTTTTCTTAGAACATTAGAGTTTTTATGGCAAGAAGGACACACCTGTCATGAAACAGAGGAAGAGGCGATTAATGAAACTAAAAAAATGCTTGGAGTTTATTCGACATTATGTGAAGAACTTTTAGCTATACCTGTAATAAAAGGCAAAAAAACAAACAAAGAAAAATTTGCTGGCGCTAAATTCACCTACACAGTAGAGAGCCTTATGCATGATGGTAAAGCATTACAAGCAGCAACGTCCCACTTTTTAGGGGATGGTTTTGCTAAATCTTTTGGCATTAGCTTTTTAGACAGAGATGGTAAGCTCCAAAATGTACAACAAACGTCTTGGGGATTTACCACACGAATAATTGGTGCAATGATTATGGTTCATGGTGATAATAGAGGGTTAGTTTTACCACCAAAAGTCGCCCCTACTCAAGTGATGATCGTTCCGATTGCTCAACACAAGGAAGGTGTCATAGACCATGCTTATTCAATAAAGGAAAAACTCTCTGATATGGTTCGAATTGATATCGATGCAAGTGAAAAACAACCAGGTTGGAAATTTAATGAATATGAAATGCAAGGGATTCCTTTACGTCTAGAAGTAGGACCTAGAGATATTGAAAAAGAACAGGTCGTGTTAGTAAGGCGCGATTCTGGTGAAAAAATAACGGTTTTAATCAATGAATTAGAAAGTAAAATACAAGAAATTTTATCTGACATTCAAAACAGCATGTATGCAAAAGCGGCAAAGCACCTTAAGAGTAACACATCAATTGCTTCGAACTTAGAAGAATTTAAAAGTATCTTACATGAAGAAAATCGTTTTATTAAAGCGATGTGGTGTGGTGACGTAGCTTGTGAGGACTTGATAAAAGAAGAAAGTGGTGCAACATCTCGTTGTATACCATTTCAACAAGATGAGCTTTCAGATAAATGTGTTTGCTGTAATAAAGAGGCAAAGCACATGGTGTATTGGGCAAAAGCCTATTAA
- a CDS encoding YybH family protein produces MIIGMEVIELNCKEALAKYIEATNTHDFQKVQQVLHPQAIYWFTNQSCSSMEEIQRYFEYAWGEIKDEVYSISNVNWVSMNDRSATCLYTYHYQGYNNGKLVSGSGRATNVFVKTEDNYWKLIHEHLSKPMV; encoded by the coding sequence ATGATTATAGGAATGGAAGTGATTGAGTTGAATTGTAAGGAAGCATTGGCAAAATACATTGAAGCAACGAATACGCATGATTTCCAAAAGGTACAACAAGTACTTCATCCCCAGGCGATTTATTGGTTCACGAATCAATCATGCTCTTCGATGGAAGAAATCCAACGTTATTTTGAATATGCATGGGGAGAAATAAAGGATGAGGTCTATTCAATCTCGAATGTAAACTGGGTCAGCATGAATGACAGGTCTGCAACATGTTTATATACATATCATTATCAAGGCTATAATAATGGGAAACTAGTATCTGGTAGTGGAAGGGCGACGAATGTTTTTGTTAAGACGGAGGACAATTATTGGAAGTTGATTCATGAGCATTTGAGCAAACCTATGGTGTAA
- a CDS encoding helix-turn-helix transcriptional regulator codes for MKNLVKLARVKAGLTQQQLADEVGITRQTISLIEKGKYNPSLKLCLQICYAVNGKLDELFWVEKEE; via the coding sequence TTGAAGAATCTTGTAAAGCTAGCCCGTGTCAAAGCTGGTTTAACACAACAGCAACTGGCAGATGAAGTTGGCATTACTCGTCAAACAATAAGTTTAATTGAAAAGGGAAAATATAACCCATCGTTAAAGCTATGCTTACAAATTTGCTACGCTGTAAACGGCAAGTTGGATGAATTATTTTGGGTAGAAAAGGAGGAATAA
- a CDS encoding HAD-IA family hydrolase — MNILWDFDGTLFDTYPAYTKIVSTVLGGKVDEKEVYQKLKISFSHAIEYYKLSDKQMKEIAKLESELSPGDIQPFEKVEEILQLATKNVIMTHKDREGVMSILQYYGWDNYFEEIVTSDDGFPRKPHPQAYKYLHQRHQLDLVIGDRELDILPGKELGLATCLFQHPNEIATYNISDYAEFVEVMNTRKSTFGS, encoded by the coding sequence GTGAATATATTATGGGATTTTGATGGAACACTATTCGATACATATCCAGCTTATACGAAGATTGTGTCAACGGTACTTGGAGGAAAAGTCGATGAAAAAGAGGTTTATCAGAAGTTGAAAATTTCCTTTTCTCACGCTATTGAGTATTACAAGCTGAGCGATAAACAAATGAAAGAAATCGCTAAACTAGAAAGCGAGCTATCTCCAGGTGATATCCAGCCTTTTGAAAAGGTAGAGGAAATTTTACAGCTTGCTACTAAGAATGTTATCATGACACATAAGGATCGAGAAGGGGTTATGTCGATCCTACAATACTATGGCTGGGACAATTATTTTGAGGAAATTGTTACAAGTGATGATGGCTTTCCAAGAAAGCCTCATCCACAAGCATATAAATATTTACATCAAAGACATCAATTAGATTTAGTCATTGGCGATAGAGAACTAGATATATTACCTGGAAAGGAATTAGGCTTAGCTACTTGTTTGTTTCAGCATCCAAATGAAATTGCTACATATAATATATCGGATTATGCTGAATTTGTTGAGGTAATGAACACAAGAAAATCAACGTTTGGAAGTTGA
- a CDS encoding NAD-dependent epimerase/dehydratase family protein gives MKILVLGGTRFFGKKLVTRLLDEGHEVTIATRGKTADPFNDKVNRIVMDREDHESLKLAVGSQHWDIVYDNICYSPQAAASACEVFAGKVKHYILTSTLSVYEFGQEKLTENSFDPYSYPIKLGKRTDFSYGEAKRLAEAVFFQQANFSVSAVRFPIVLGPDDYTKRLHFHIEQIKQEKPIGIPNKEAEMSYISSDEAAKFLHWLSHNHLSGPINACSKGELSLREILTFIEKEVEMKAIVREETIEENRSPFGIPNTWCMDSSKAQKAGYEFQRIESWFPALIHEIVEEA, from the coding sequence ATGAAAATTTTAGTTTTAGGTGGGACAAGGTTTTTTGGAAAGAAACTAGTCACTAGATTACTAGATGAAGGGCATGAAGTAACCATTGCAACGAGGGGAAAGACAGCTGATCCTTTTAATGATAAGGTAAATCGAATCGTGATGGATCGTGAAGATCATGAATCCTTAAAGTTAGCGGTTGGGTCACAGCATTGGGATATTGTTTACGATAATATTTGCTATTCACCTCAAGCAGCCGCTAGTGCATGTGAAGTATTTGCTGGAAAGGTAAAGCACTATATTTTAACTTCAACTCTATCTGTGTATGAATTTGGACAAGAAAAGTTAACAGAAAATAGCTTTGACCCTTATTCTTATCCAATTAAACTTGGGAAACGGACGGATTTTTCATATGGCGAAGCAAAACGCCTAGCGGAAGCCGTTTTTTTCCAACAAGCCAATTTCTCTGTAAGTGCCGTTCGGTTTCCAATCGTACTTGGACCGGATGATTATACGAAGAGATTACATTTTCATATTGAACAGATAAAACAGGAAAAACCGATTGGAATTCCAAATAAAGAGGCAGAAATGTCCTATATTAGCTCAGATGAGGCGGCAAAATTTTTACACTGGCTTAGCCATAATCATTTAAGTGGACCAATCAATGCTTGTTCCAAAGGGGAATTATCGTTACGAGAGATCCTAACTTTTATTGAAAAAGAGGTAGAGATGAAAGCGATCGTCCGTGAGGAAACAATAGAAGAAAATAGGTCTCCGTTTGGAATTCCGAACACGTGGTGCATGGATTCTTCCAAAGCACAAAAAGCGGGATATGAATTTCAGCGAATCGAGAGTTGGTTTCCAGCTTTAATTCATGAAATTGTTGAAGAGGCATGA
- a CDS encoding aminoglycoside phosphotransferase family protein: MKLPKQFVENIRLNGKEKGEAWLQQLPSLIDYCEHKWSLKMQDPFRLSYNYVAPATLENHSSVVVKICMLGQDYFDELEAVQLFNGKGMVKLVDSDKEKGILILKLISPGNMLAEVEDDEEACRIASSVIKKLSRPVQAPFSLPTTKGREAKLRTIVNNHPNGLGPISKETYTNAVKIFTYLNDTIEHYFLLHGDFHHYNVLSSAEGRWIAIDPKGLIGEIEYDLIQFLLNKLPENGAYQVIEKRVDILTKELNLNKQRLLLWGFCHTVLATSWTVGDDGTYYKPFYEGIEIFERLYQAHFDETVHSINKVDLMST, encoded by the coding sequence ATGAAACTTCCAAAACAATTTGTAGAAAATATTCGTTTAAATGGCAAAGAAAAAGGAGAGGCGTGGCTACAGCAACTACCGTCCTTAATCGATTACTGTGAACATAAGTGGTCACTCAAGATGCAAGACCCATTCCGACTTTCTTATAATTATGTTGCACCAGCTACCTTAGAAAACCATTCGTCGGTAGTGGTGAAAATCTGTATGTTAGGTCAAGATTATTTTGATGAACTAGAGGCTGTTCAATTGTTTAATGGAAAAGGAATGGTGAAGCTCGTTGATTCAGATAAGGAAAAGGGAATTCTAATCCTTAAGTTAATATCACCTGGCAATATGTTAGCAGAAGTAGAGGATGATGAAGAGGCTTGCAGAATCGCTTCATCCGTTATAAAGAAATTAAGTAGACCAGTTCAAGCACCATTTAGCTTACCTACAACGAAGGGAAGAGAAGCGAAACTTCGGACGATTGTTAATAATCATCCAAATGGGCTTGGGCCAATTTCTAAGGAAACCTATACAAATGCTGTAAAAATCTTTACATATTTAAACGATACAATCGAACACTATTTTCTTCTCCACGGTGATTTTCATCATTATAATGTGCTGTCGTCTGCTGAGGGACGATGGATTGCGATTGATCCTAAAGGGTTAATCGGGGAAATCGAATATGACTTAATTCAATTTTTATTAAATAAATTACCTGAGAATGGAGCGTATCAAGTAATTGAAAAGCGTGTTGACATTCTGACAAAGGAATTGAATTTAAATAAGCAACGCCTTCTTCTTTGGGGTTTTTGCCATACTGTATTAGCTACATCGTGGACAGTAGGAGATGATGGCACTTACTATAAGCCGTTTTATGAAGGAATTGAGATTTTTGAACGGTTATATCAAGCTCATTTTGACGAAACCGTTCACTCCATAAATAAAGTAGACCTCATGAGTACATAA
- a CDS encoding bifunctional 2',3'-cyclic-nucleotide 2'-phosphodiesterase/3'-nucleotidase — translation MNMKTLISIGIVFIVVIAGVIFFTNNGDKDTNKEGTSEKTIVDLRILETTDIHVNLANYDYYQDDTTDKYGLVKTSTLIEEARNEVTNSLLFDNGDLIQGNPLGDHVAKIDVLEDGETHPVYKAMNLLNYDAGNIGNHEFNYGLDFLETTLKGSNFPYVNANVYIDDNNDNPEDDKNYFEPYVILDKKVKDQNDKEHTLKVGVIGFTPPQIMQWDKANLDGNVIAKDIIETANKFIPEMKENGADIIVAIPHSGIGTVTAEGMEENATYDLTSVEGIDAILFGHSHSVFPGPDYADLEGADIEKGTINGVPSVMPGYWGSHLGLVDLQLEKTDDEWVVTSGKTSTRAIADEEGNSLVDRDEEMFKAIEEDHNATIDWVRSAVGNTTAPINSYFAQVQDDPSIQIVTNAQKWYVEKYIQGTELEGIPVLSAGAPFKAGTRGDVTYYTDIPTGEIAIKNVADLYLYPNTLQAVMITGAELKEWLEMSAGQFNQIDVTSTEEQPLVNMEFRSYNFDVIDGVQYEIDVTEPNRYTVEGEIANENANRIKNLMFEGKEVDPEQQFIVATNNYRASGGGSFPAIDGTNIVIEAPNENRQVVIDYILEKETIDPAADGNWTFSTIAEDVNVFFESSPKAQDYITDATPFEYVDTLESGFAKYIINLNK, via the coding sequence ATGAATATGAAAACGCTTATTTCGATAGGAATAGTTTTCATCGTTGTCATTGCAGGAGTGATTTTCTTCACGAATAATGGTGACAAAGATACGAATAAGGAAGGGACTAGCGAGAAAACGATCGTTGACCTTCGTATTCTTGAAACGACAGATATCCATGTTAATTTAGCGAACTACGATTATTATCAGGACGACACGACTGATAAATATGGACTAGTTAAAACGTCTACCTTGATTGAGGAAGCTCGTAACGAAGTGACAAATAGCTTGTTGTTTGATAATGGTGATCTTATTCAAGGGAATCCATTAGGTGACCATGTCGCAAAAATTGATGTCCTTGAAGATGGCGAAACACATCCCGTATACAAAGCCATGAACTTACTCAATTATGATGCTGGAAATATTGGGAACCATGAATTCAACTATGGATTAGATTTTCTAGAAACAACATTAAAGGGCTCTAACTTCCCTTACGTCAATGCGAATGTTTATATTGATGATAATAATGATAACCCAGAGGATGACAAAAATTATTTTGAACCTTATGTCATTCTTGATAAGAAAGTGAAAGACCAAAATGATAAAGAGCACACACTGAAAGTTGGTGTGATCGGCTTTACTCCTCCGCAAATTATGCAATGGGATAAAGCTAATTTAGATGGAAACGTCATTGCGAAGGATATTATTGAAACAGCGAATAAATTTATTCCTGAAATGAAAGAAAACGGCGCAGATATTATTGTTGCTATTCCTCACTCTGGAATTGGTACTGTTACCGCTGAGGGAATGGAAGAAAACGCAACCTATGATTTAACATCTGTTGAAGGAATTGACGCGATTCTATTCGGTCATTCACACAGTGTATTTCCAGGACCGGATTATGCTGACCTAGAAGGTGCAGACATTGAAAAAGGAACGATCAATGGAGTTCCATCTGTTATGCCAGGATACTGGGGTAGCCACTTAGGACTAGTGGATTTACAGCTTGAAAAGACTGATGATGAGTGGGTTGTAACAAGTGGGAAAACTTCTACGAGAGCAATTGCTGACGAAGAAGGTAATTCTCTAGTAGATCGAGATGAAGAAATGTTCAAAGCGATTGAAGAAGATCATAATGCCACTATTGACTGGGTAAGAAGTGCTGTCGGTAATACGACCGCTCCAATCAACAGTTATTTTGCACAAGTACAAGATGATCCATCTATTCAAATCGTGACAAATGCGCAAAAATGGTATGTTGAAAAGTACATTCAAGGTACTGAATTAGAAGGTATTCCTGTATTATCAGCAGGTGCTCCATTTAAGGCCGGTACACGCGGAGATGTAACGTATTACACGGATATCCCTACTGGCGAAATTGCAATTAAAAACGTCGCTGACCTCTATTTGTACCCGAACACTCTCCAAGCTGTAATGATTACGGGTGCAGAATTGAAAGAATGGTTAGAAATGTCAGCAGGTCAATTTAACCAAATTGATGTGACTTCAACAGAAGAACAACCATTAGTAAACATGGAATTCCGTTCATATAATTTCGATGTTATCGATGGTGTACAATATGAAATTGATGTAACAGAACCGAATAGATATACCGTTGAAGGCGAAATCGCAAACGAAAATGCGAACCGAATTAAAAACCTAATGTTTGAAGGAAAAGAAGTAGATCCAGAACAACAATTTATTGTTGCAACAAACAACTATCGTGCAAGCGGCGGTGGTAGCTTCCCTGCAATTGACGGAACCAATATTGTCATCGAAGCACCAAATGAAAATCGTCAAGTCGTTATTGACTACATTTTAGAAAAAGAAACAATCGATCCAGCAGCTGACGGCAACTGGACATTCAGCACGATCGCTGAAGACGTTAACGTTTTCTTTGAATCATCACCAAAAGCACAAGATTATATAACAGATGCTACTCCATTTGAGTACGTTGATACACTAGAAAGCGGATTTGCTAAATACATCATTAACTTAAACAAGTAA
- a CDS encoding aspartate/glutamate racemase family protein encodes MIGILAGMGPKSTGPFVDLVVEQCQAVYGAKDDMDFPHMMIYSCPTPFYIDKPINHKEMEQAIITGAKRLEKTGVDFIAMPCNTAHLYIDQLKEMITVPIINMVEESIKALPQSSHRTALLATEATVQSGIYEQGLSELEVNYIHKPHWQTMVNQLIAAIKSEDVNVSYKLWSQLEKELDGHVDTAIIACTDINVVSHKKWSHITLVDSATCLARAAIHKYLSKEGKE; translated from the coding sequence ATGATTGGGATATTAGCAGGGATGGGACCTAAGTCTACCGGTCCATTCGTAGATTTAGTTGTTGAGCAATGTCAGGCGGTTTATGGTGCAAAGGATGATATGGACTTTCCACATATGATGATCTATTCATGTCCAACTCCTTTTTATATCGATAAACCTATTAATCATAAAGAAATGGAACAAGCCATTATCACTGGTGCGAAGAGACTGGAGAAAACAGGTGTTGATTTTATTGCAATGCCATGTAATACTGCCCATCTGTACATTGATCAGTTGAAAGAGATGATAACCGTACCAATTATCAACATGGTGGAGGAGTCAATTAAAGCCCTTCCACAATCTTCACATCGAACGGCACTTTTAGCTACTGAAGCTACGGTTCAATCAGGGATATATGAACAGGGGCTCAGCGAATTAGAAGTAAACTACATTCATAAACCTCATTGGCAAACAATGGTTAATCAGTTGATAGCTGCAATTAAAAGCGAGGATGTAAATGTATCCTATAAGCTATGGAGTCAATTAGAAAAGGAACTGGATGGACACGTCGATACGGCTATTATCGCCTGTACTGACATCAATGTTGTTTCTCACAAGAAATGGAGTCATATTACACTGGTCGATTCAGCTACTTGTCTGGCACGAGCCGCTATACATAAATATCTTTCTAAAGAAGGAAAGGAATAA
- a CDS encoding M4 family metallopeptidase — MKKRKFVTSVLATGLALSTLVVPTSSSVSAEEKIDKSAVQAKQKTKQQKKLEKLQEKTTKANAKFKMAWDEKKNAPRFISGKLSDKKANISDFLKENKDIFNIDAGEFEIQKVEKDDLGMTHYRTQLMVDGIPVYGAEVNVHTDKAGVVTAVNGVSDKKLENKKWSKSVKLSKQDAIEVAEEKLSFTPDKDTYTVEPASDLYLYEHEGKWAPVYIVELQFLEPYIGREYFFIDAKKGEVLKSYNRIHDAESVGSGTGVLGDTKTLNTFEQNGVFSLSDRTKPLGVTIETYDAGDQWATGSIVTDSDNNFTSSRQKAAVDAHFYAGVTFDYFKDNHNRNSYDNQGADIISSVHVRDPDALNRPWNNAAWVGTQMVYGDGDGSTFTALSGSLDVVAHELTHAVTDFSADLVYEFQPGALNESFSDVFGVLAEAEYEGEVDWLLGEDVYTPHIAGDALRSISNPTLYDQPDHMDNFRVLPNTQAGDWGGVHINSGIPNKAFYHIATDIGLDKSGEIYYRALTQYLTSQSQFDDARNALLQSAADIYGEDGAEYNAVANGFAQVGIGGSVVTPGNDTFEPNDTLGEAHEVANGESLTSYISSANDDDYYKFTTSGAGEISIDLTNVPQDYDLFLLNSSGSTLAKSENGRTSNESITYNASSAGTFYVKVIGYNGANSTSPYNLTVSYPSVVVGDGEWFTEAASFDTDHPYSNNSTDTFTYEKPGAQKVAIHFSAFETETGYDFVHIKDKNGTIIESLDGNRGSFWVEVDGDKISATLETDFSVTGYGFTVDEVRYYQ; from the coding sequence ATGAAAAAGAGAAAATTTGTTACATCCGTTTTAGCTACAGGGTTGGCATTAAGCACATTAGTTGTCCCAACGTCTTCATCAGTATCTGCTGAGGAAAAAATAGATAAATCAGCAGTTCAAGCGAAGCAAAAAACGAAACAACAAAAGAAATTAGAAAAGTTGCAGGAAAAAACAACTAAAGCAAACGCGAAATTTAAAATGGCATGGGATGAGAAAAAGAACGCACCTCGCTTTATTTCTGGTAAACTATCAGACAAAAAAGCAAATATTTCTGATTTCCTGAAAGAAAACAAAGACATCTTCAATATTGATGCAGGTGAGTTTGAGATTCAAAAAGTAGAAAAAGATGATCTAGGAATGACTCATTATCGTACGCAGTTAATGGTTGATGGCATTCCTGTGTATGGCGCTGAGGTAAATGTTCATACAGATAAAGCTGGTGTCGTAACAGCTGTAAATGGTGTTTCTGACAAAAAGCTTGAAAATAAAAAATGGTCTAAATCTGTTAAGCTCTCAAAACAAGATGCGATCGAGGTTGCTGAAGAGAAGCTAAGCTTTACGCCAGATAAAGATACGTATACGGTTGAACCTGCTTCTGACCTTTATCTTTATGAGCATGAAGGTAAATGGGCGCCTGTATACATCGTTGAGCTACAATTCCTAGAGCCTTATATTGGCCGTGAGTACTTCTTCATTGATGCGAAGAAAGGGGAAGTTCTTAAATCCTATAATAGAATTCATGATGCGGAATCAGTTGGATCTGGTACAGGCGTTTTAGGTGATACGAAAACACTTAATACGTTTGAGCAAAATGGAGTCTTTTCACTGTCTGATCGTACGAAACCATTGGGAGTAACTATTGAAACGTATGATGCTGGAGATCAGTGGGCTACAGGGTCCATTGTAACGGATAGTGACAACAACTTTACCTCTTCTCGCCAAAAAGCAGCAGTTGACGCACATTTTTATGCGGGTGTAACGTTTGATTATTTCAAAGATAATCATAATCGCAATAGTTATGATAACCAAGGAGCTGACATCATTTCGAGTGTTCACGTCCGTGATCCTGACGCATTAAATCGCCCATGGAACAACGCTGCTTGGGTTGGAACGCAAATGGTATACGGTGATGGAGATGGCTCAACATTTACTGCCTTATCTGGATCATTAGATGTTGTTGCTCACGAGTTAACGCATGCTGTAACTGATTTCTCTGCAGATTTAGTATATGAATTTCAACCTGGTGCTTTAAATGAGTCATTCTCTGATGTATTCGGAGTGCTCGCCGAAGCGGAGTATGAAGGAGAAGTAGATTGGTTATTAGGAGAAGATGTTTATACGCCTCATATAGCTGGAGATGCCTTAAGAAGTATCTCAAACCCAACTCTATACGATCAGCCTGATCACATGGATAATTTCCGTGTATTACCAAATACACAAGCAGGCGACTGGGGTGGCGTTCACATAAATAGTGGAATTCCAAATAAAGCATTCTATCACATCGCAACAGATATCGGCTTAGATAAATCAGGCGAAATTTACTATCGCGCTTTAACGCAATACTTGACTTCACAATCCCAATTTGACGATGCTCGTAATGCATTACTTCAATCAGCAGCAGACATTTATGGTGAGGATGGAGCAGAGTATAATGCGGTTGCAAATGGTTTTGCCCAAGTTGGAATTGGTGGTTCTGTTGTAACTCCTGGTAATGATACGTTTGAGCCAAATGATACATTAGGTGAAGCTCATGAAGTAGCGAATGGTGAATCGTTAACTTCATACATCTCCTCTGCAAACGATGATGACTATTATAAGTTTACAACGAGCGGAGCAGGCGAAATCTCTATTGATCTAACAAATGTTCCACAAGATTACGATCTATTCTTGTTAAACAGCAGCGGTTCAACATTAGCAAAATCTGAAAACGGAAGAACGAGTAATGAATCGATCACGTATAATGCGTCAAGTGCCGGAACTTTTTATGTAAAAGTAATTGGTTATAATGGAGCTAATAGTACAAGCCCATATAATTTAACTGTTTCTTACCCATCAGTAGTGGTAGGCGATGGTGAATGGTTCACGGAAGCAGCAAGTTTTGACACAGATCACCCGTATTCAAACAATTCAACCGACACGTTCACTTATGAAAAACCAGGTGCACAAAAAGTAGCGATCCATTTCTCTGCATTTGAAACGGAAACAGGTTATGACTTTGTCCATATTAAAGACAAAAATGGTACGATTATTGAAAGTCTTGATGGCAACAGAGGTTCATTCTGGGTTGAAGTAGATGGTGACAAAATTAGTGCAACACTTGAAACGGATTTCAGTGTAACTGGATATGGCTTTACAGTAGATGAAGTTCGTTATTATCAGTAA